The DNA sequence aaattttgttttgtgttgtatTTCGATTTACTTTCCCTTTTGAAGAGCCGACCCGTATCTCTTTCCTATGGTATAATATTGTGGCACCCAAAAATTTATGATCTTGTTTCAGTGTTGGTGATTTTTGTTCTTCAAGAGTTGGATGGGtttgtttcaaattttgaacattttgttttgttgttggatTTCAGCATTCGTCCCAGAAGTTAATGCGAATGAGTGGGTCTTCTTCACCCGCCCCAAATACAAGGACAGCCGCCGCTGCCCTCGCCGCGACCGGCTCACGCATCAAGGCTTTTACAAGATCACAGGAGATGAGCGGGAGATCAGGGCTGAAGAATCCAAAGATGTGATTGGGAAGAAGATTATTCTGACCTTCCACGAAGGTCGTGGACCAAAAGCAAAGAAGTCAGATTGGGTAATCCATGAGTATTATTGTACAAAAACTGAGGTGGGTTCTGAACCCACCAAGCAGATGGACTTCGTCCTCTGCCGCCTGAAGAACAGGTCACCTAGTTATAAGAAGCCGAAGGGTGATCCAACCCTCGGCGAATTACCTGATTCAGGTGCTAACTCGGAAGACGATCAAGCTGCTGGAGGTGATGTGATTCCAGGGCCAGTGGAACATCTGGGATACAAAGAGCTAGGAGATGTTAATAACTCTGAGTCTCCAGATGGTTCTTGTCTTATAGACTGTATTAACATTTTGAGctttgatgatggtgatgatgaaacTGGTGACGGGAAATTCCCGGATTTGGATGATCCAGCTGCATCTGCCAGGTTTCTAGAGGTAAGATAATCACATACtcactacattttttttttgtatggaCCCGCAAAGCCTGCTAAAAATTAACACCTGCTTGTTTGTGATTCTTAATCCACTAGTTGCGTGctgagatggaagaaattcTGAATTCACCCCCTCAAACACCGCACCAGACACCACTAGATTACCTTTCCTCTACATTCCTATCATCAGGAAACATACAGCTGGGAGCTGTTCTGCAAGACAATGGCACTAGTGATGATTGTAATACAATACAATCACCATTTGGAGATAATAATTATTCTTATACTGATAAGAATGATATTTCAACCTGTGATGAAGGTGAACCTCATAGCTTCACCGTGTCTGATTTCGAAAATAAAGTTGTAGATGATATGTCTCAAGAGGTGAGaataaacatgcttatttgaatattttgaataTTAACTTTAATAATACAAAAGTTTATTAAAACTTAAACCTTCTTATTTGTGATTTTTAATCCAGTTATGTGTTCAGCCACAAAAGGACATGGATCTACTTCAGTTACATGTCGCACAACAGTCACCAACATACACAAAACTCGAAGATTTTATGGAAGCCAACATTTTTTATGATGCATGCATAGAGTGGCAGCCTCAAATTGGGGATGAATATtcacatgttaattgcaagaatAATATTTCAACCAATGATAACAATGAGCCGGTTAGCTGCAATGCATTTGATTTGGAAAATCTATATACAGATAACATGATTCTGGAGGTGAGAATAATCATGCTTGAACATTTTTTTTGACATCAACTTCTTAATATTGAGCACAATATGTAGATTAAAAACTCAACACTTGCTTGTTTGTGATTCTTAATCTTGCAGCCATGTGTTCAACCAGAAAAATATCTAAGAAGCGTTCTGCATGCCGATATTTGTGACAACGGCTACAACAATTGGCAACCTACATGTTGGGATAAAGATTCTTATCTTACAGATAAGAAGAATATTTCAACCAATGATAAGGATAAACAATATAGCAGCATAGCTTCTAATTTTGATAATCAAGCTACGAATAAAAGGAAGAGGTAGCTAGCAGCAATTGAAAACATTCTTTCAATTTCCCAAAAATACCTGCCTGATGCCGTTAATCAAGTCCTCCACGTAATAACATTTCAACCAGGCCGTAGTTCTCGCCTTAATGGCAATGCTTCTATTTGTCCTGCTGTTGTTGTTGCATGGTTGCTGGAGTCTCTTATCAGTCTACGTATTATCGATACTCAAGATGTGATTTTGTGTATAATTGGAATGATTATCAAAATATATGGTTGTAGTTTAAGATCTTAAACCTTTCTATATATAAGAATATCCTTGTGTATTGTTTATCAGAACCTCTTAATATTGAATGGTAATTTGCCTGTTCTTTTCTCTTTCTGTATGTATATATGAGTTCTGTACCAACAATGTTAATTGTTTACAtgttatatatgttacacccaactagggagaaaaagaaaggatattGGACTGCAATTAGGCGTCCATTGTTTCAGCATTCCATGTGCAGCTgcaaaatcaaacaaaccaTCGTTCCCtttaaagatattgtaattAAGAGAGtattctctttacttgtaactaagagatcttaagttcatccttaccaaaggcgaatttgaatcacattattatggctagcccattgtgagacttaactTACTCCCCTACGtccttaatatagataatattgtttgttcaacaaaaaaaagaaaattaagattaCTTAATCTTGATCGTAAATTTGCTCCTTGTGTTTTAGTAGTTGTTCTATTTGGGTctttaaaccctttttttttttttttttttaaaccaaattggTCCCCTAAGTTTGAAAAGTATGGTAAAATGAGGACATTTCATTACAACCTAATAAGTGGTTTAGGTTCT is a window from the Pyrus communis chromosome 16, drPyrComm1.1, whole genome shotgun sequence genome containing:
- the LOC137721351 gene encoding NAC domain-containing protein 105-like, yielding MGSSSSSIAPEEGDAVRVNVSRLPGFGFSPTDELLIRYYLKNKIEGTDSHFRRVFPEIDLSKYEPGDIPPFVPEVNANEWVFFTRPKYKDSRRCPRRDRLTHQGFYKITGDEREIRAEESKDVIGKKIILTFHEGRGPKAKKSDWVIHEYYCTKTEVGSEPTKQMDFVLCRLKNRSPSYKKPKGDPTLGELPDSGANSEDDQAAGGDVIPGPVEHLGYKELGDVNNSESPDGSCLIDCINILSFDDGDDETGDGKFPDLDDPAASARFLELRAEMEEILNSPPQTPHQTPLDYLSSTFLSSGNIQLGAVLQDNGTSDDCNTIQSPFGDNNYSYTDKNDISTCDEGEPHSFTVSDFENKVVDDMSQELCVQPQKDMDLLQLHVAQQSPTYTKLEDFMEANIFYDACIEWQPQIGDEYSHVNCKNNISTNDNNEPVSCNAFDLENLYTDNMILEPCVQPEKYLRSVLHADICDNGYNNWQPTCWDKDSYLTDKKNISTNDKDKQYSSIASNFDNQATNKRKR